A DNA window from Mya arenaria isolate MELC-2E11 chromosome 17, ASM2691426v1 contains the following coding sequences:
- the LOC128224890 gene encoding uncharacterized protein LOC128224890 produces the protein MKLVRSSFAAFVFVLVVALFALCVISGTQRSPYFATEARAAHIFRPNKRLLKYTKVHVYTTTVSSTPKIDSPLSSSIFPLVSKTKELPPTPARLVNGIRLHEAVKSVADDNEELTNEFAQMEKEQRLQINKLIQVCSTNVLQNATYAGKGSYNYHRSRAYNVGYCKVPKCGSTFWIRLFTVLDNGINVAKNILEKSRSSLHRMPHSFHSSLLSILQLKSPTILSARNPYSRLYSAYIDKLYLFLMWNYSLKILAIDKTNTTERICPQTVSFEDFLQWILRDASQGKTLNRHWAPMFSLCKPCDVVPISIVRQETFAKDVKFILQYLKVDEDKYEFIMSALQGNRVETALPSIIATVLNRVKTLVKDNCLNWIDIARRTWSAFQIQGFIANEVNFPSEQFRNLTDPSDVVKVSEFIISEIYKHPLSKDESRNQRNMALQAAYSDVGEETIVGIQQLYKEDFLLFGYSFVPPNKEGFFSE, from the exons ATGAAATTAGTTCGATCGTCATTCGCAGCCTTTGTCTTTGTTCTGGTGGTAGCGCTTTTTGCATTATGCGTCATTTCCGGTACCCAGAGGTCGCCGTATTTTGCTACAG AGGCGAGAGCTGCCCATATCTTTCGACCGAATAAACGCCTCTTGAAATACACAAAGGTACACGTGTATACTACCACAGTCAGTTCAACACCAAAAATTGATTCTCCTTTGAGTTCCTCGATTTTTCCACTGGTCAGTAAGACAAAGGAACTCCCTCCAACACCAGCGAGACTCGTCAATGGAATACGACTTCATGAGGCTGTTAAAAGCGTCGCCGATGATAATGAAGAACTGACAAATGAATTTGCACAAATGGAAAAAGAGCAGAGGTTACAAATAAACAAGCTTATACAAGTATGTTCCACTAACGTATTGCAAAATGCAACATACGCTGGTAAGGGAAGCTACAATTATCATCGATCGAGGGCTTACAACGTTGGTTACTGCAAAGTACCGAAGTGTGGCAGTACATTTTGGATTCGATTGTTTACTGTCCTCGATAATGGAATTAATGTAGCAAAGAACATTCTAGAGAAGTCCCGTTCATCACTTCACAGAATGCCACATAGTTTTCATTCCAGCCTTTTGAgtattttacagttaaaatccCCTACAATTCTTTCAGCAAGAAATCCATATTCTAGATTGTATTCAGCGTATATTGATAAGCTTTACCTATTTCTAATGTGGaattacagtttaaaaataCTCGCAATAGATAAAACGAATACAACTGAGAGAATTTGTCCACAGACAGTTTCATTTGAGGACTTTTTGCAATGGATACTACGAGATGCTTCACAAGGGAAAACTCTCAACAGACACTGGGCTCCCATGTTTTCGTTATGTAAGCCATGTGATGTCGTGCCTATTTCAATTGTACGCCAAGAAACTTTTGCAAAGGATGTCAAGTTCATTTTACAGTATTTAAAAGTCGACGAAGATAAGTATGAATTCATAATGTCTGCTTTACAAGGAAACCGTGTGGAAACGGCATTGCCAAGCATTATTGCAACGGTGTTAAACAGGGTGAAAACACTTGTAAAAGATAACTGCCTAAACTGGATTGACATAGCCAGAAGAACATGGTCAGCCTTCCAAATTCAAGGGTTCATAGCTAATGAGGTCAATTTTCCATCTGAACAATTCAGAAATTTAACAGATCCATCTGATGTTGTCAAAGTATCCGAATTTATAATAtcagaaatatataaacaccctTTATCTAAGGACGAAAGCCGTAATCAAAGAAACATGGCATTGCAAGCAGCGTATTCTGACGTCGGCGAGGAGACAATTGTTGGTATTCAGCAATTGTATAAAGAAGATTTCCTCTTGTTTGGCTACTCGTTCGTACCACCAAACAAAGAAGGCTTTTTTAGCGAATAA